The nucleotide window AGTGGCGCGTGCACCTCCGGACCGGCGGCGAAGTGGACCTCGTGCCCGGCATCCCGGGCGGCGATCGCCAGCGGGATCAGCGGATAGGTGTGACCGACGGACGCAAGACTGGCGAACAGCACACGCATGGCGTCGGACCCTACCTGCCCCACCGTGGGCCCGGTCGGGTCCGCTGGCCGTATACGGTGGGCTCCGGTCGAGCGCGGTCACCGGCGGGAAGGGCGGTCATGCGTCTGCACGTGGGGTGCGCCATGTGGAGCCACCGGTCATGGCCGGGCCACCGGCTACCACCCACGGAGCGCCTGCGGCACTACGCCAGTTGGTGCGACGCCGTGGAGGGCAACACGACGTTCTACGCGACCCCGGCCAGGGACACGGTCGCCTCGTGGGCGGCGCAGACGGATCCGGACTTCCGGTTCGTCCTCAAGCTCCCCAAGGTCATCACGCACGAACGCCGGCTCACCGACGTCGGCGAACCGCTGCGCGCCTTCCTGGACGCCATCGAGCCGCTCGGCCCGCGCGCCCACGCCCTCTGGATCCAACTGCCCGGCTCGTTCGCGCCCGCCGACGTCCCGGCCCTGGGCCGCTTCCTCGCGCAGCTTCCGCAGTCCCACAGGTACGCGGTGGAGGTCCGCCATCCCGCGTTCTTCACCGACGCCCGCGCGGCCCGACTGCTCGGGGCGACACTCGGCGCCGCCGACGCCGAGTGGATCCCCTTCGACACGACGGCCTTCTTCGCCAGCCCGCCGACCAGCGACGCGGAGCGGGACGCCTGGACCAAGAAGCCGCGCGTGCCGCTCCGGTCCGTCGCGCTGACCGACCGGCCGATCGTCCGCTACCTCGGCCGTGACGACCCGACGCGCACGACCGAGGGGTGGCAGCGCTGGATCGACGTGACAGTCACCTGGCTACGCGAGGGGCGCTCGCCGACGATGTTCATCCACACCCCGGACAACGCCGACGCGCCGGTGCTCGCCCGCCGGTTCCACGACGAGGTACGGGCACGCGTACCCGGGCTCGACGCGTTGCCCCAGCCAATCCCGGTCGAGCCGCTGACGTTGTTCTGACGGGACACGTCAGCCTGCTAATCAAGCAGGTCGTCGAGGTGGGCTGCCGTGCTGATCAGCGAGAGGTGGCTGAACGCCTGCGGGAAGTTACCGATCTGCTCACCGGTCGGCGCGATCTCCTCGGAGTAGAGGCCGAGCGGGTTGCTGTAGGTGAGCATCTTCTCGAAGGTCAACCGGGCGTCGTCGATCCGGCCGGCCAGAGCGAGCGCCTGCACGTACCAGAAGGTGCACATGTTGAAGGTGCCCTCGGTGCCGGCGAGACCGTCCGGCGAGGCGCTCGGGTCGTAGCGGTAGACCAGGCTGTCGGAGACCAGGCCGCTGTCCATCGCCCGCAGCGTCGACTCCCACATCGGGTCGGTCGGCGAGATGAAGTTCAGCCCCGGCATCGCCAGCAGCGACGCGTCCAGGATGTCGGACCCGTAGTGCTGCACGAAGGCGCGACGTTCCTGGTTGAACCCACGAGTCATCACCTGCTGGTAGATGGCGTCACGTTCGGCCGACCAGCGGGCGATGTCGCCGGGGCGGCCCCGACGTCGCGCGATGCGGATGGCCCGGTCCAGCGCGACCCAGGACAACACCCGACCGTAGGTGAAGTCCTGCCGACCGGAACGGGTCTCCCAGATGCCGTCCTCGGGCTGGTCCCAGTGCGCGCAGAGCCAGTCCATCAGGCCGGCCGTCTTGCGCCACCCCTCGTACGGCGGGATCAGCCCGTTGCGGTCGGCGAGCTCCAACGCGACGAGCGCCTCGCCGTAGATGTCGAGTTGGAGTTGCCCCGCAGCGCCGTTGCCGATCCGCACCGGCGCGGAGCCGCGGTACCCCTCCAGGTGACCCAGCACCTCCTCGGGGAGGTCCGGTGAGCCGTCGATGCGGTACATGATCTGCAGGGGCAGGTTGCCGTCGCGTGCCTCCCGGATACGCGCGTCGAGCCAGAGCAGATACTTCTCGGCCTCGTCGGTGAAGCCCAGGCGCAGCAGCGCGTGCACCGAGAAGGACGCGTCCCGGATCCAGGTGTAGCGGTAGTCCCAGTTCCGCTGCCCGCCGATCTGCTCGGGCAGCCCGGCGGTGGGCGCGGCGACCAGGGCGCCGGTCGGCGCGTACGTCATCAGCTTGAGGGTCATCGCCGAGCGCTCGACCACCTCCCGCCAGCGGCCCTTGTAGCGGGAACCGCCCACCCACCGCCGCCAGTGGTCGCGGGTCTCGGCGAGCAGCTCGCACGCCTCGTCAGTACTGAGTGCTCGGGGCGCGTGCGGGCAGGCCGTCTCCAGGACCACCCCGCCGATGTCGCCGGCGTGCAGCGTGAACGACGCGGACACGCCCTCGGCGTCACGTTTGATGTCCCTCGTGTCGAACTCGCGGACCGAGTTCTTGAAGGCGGCGAGGGTGAAGCTCATCGTCGCGCTCCGGAAGACATCGCCCTCGGGGTGCACCTCCAGCTCGTACGGATCGCGCCCATAGTTGAACCGTGGGTGGCAGTGGAAGCGGAACTGCATGGTCCCCCGGACCATCCGGACCAGCCGGATCAACCGGTGCCGGTCGGTGGCCTGCGCACCGGTGACGGGCATGAAGTCCAACAGCTCACCGACACCGTCGGCGCTGTGGAAGCGGGTGATCAGGATTGGCGTACCGGGCAGGTAGAGCTGCTTGCTCGTGTAGTCGACACCGTGGGGCGAGAGCTGGAAATGGCCACCGTTGCGGCGATCCAGCAGGGCGCCGAAGACGCTCGGCGAGTCGAAGCGGGGCGCGCAGAACCAGTCGACAGTGCCGTCCGTGCTGATCAACGCCGCGGTCTGCAGATCACCGATCAGACCGTGGTTCTCGACTGCCGGGTAGCTCTCCACGCCATCCCCCGCCATCCGTGCCGGCAATGGCGGCGACTACCCGGCCGAGGACGAAAAATGCGGGCCACGGCTCAACATCGTCAAGACCCCCAGCCCATTGCGGAAGCGGACCTTCCGCAATCGTCGATAGCGTCAACACCAACGACATCGACGAGAGGACACCTGATGAGCCTGCGAGGATTTGCCACACTGAACATCTGGGCGGACGACGTGGCAGCGGCGACTGCCTGGTACGCGGACTTCCTTGGCGTCGAGGCGTACTTCATGCGTCCCGGCCCCGACGGACGCCCGGCCTACACCGAGTTCCGCATCGGGGACTACCAGGCCGAGCTGGGCATCATCGACCGCAGGTACGCACCGGCCGGCGCGGCCACCGGGCCGGGCGGCGTGGTCATGCACTGGTACGTCGACGACCTCGACGCGACAGTCGAGCGACTGTTGGCGATGGGTGCCACGGAGTACCAGCCGATCACTCCGCACGGGGACGAGGGGTTCATCACCGCGGCGGTGGTCGACCCGTTCGGCAACGTGCTGGGCGTCATGAAGAATCCGCACTACCTCGACGTCCTCGCCTCGCTGAAGGCGACCTGACGCGGTTCAGTCCCACTCGTCCCGGTCCGCCGTCCGCCGCACCAATGCTGCCGCTTCGTCGGCGTTCAGCCCGCTGGCCATCAGCAGGTCGTGTGCCGACGTGCGGAAGTCACCGGCGGCGATCATGCCCGAGTAGCCCAGCCGGTGGGTGTGCGGGCGGGTGGGATCCGACGCGGCGGGTCCCTGCGCCTTTCCGACCAGCTCGACGGCCGTCAGGATCTGCTGGCGCGCCTGTTGCGGCTCGGCCCGCGCGCGGATCGCGCAGCGCAGCGTCTGCACGCTGTCGGCCAGCAGGTCGATGGCGCCGGGAAACTCCTCCGGCACCGGTTCGCCGTCCCGCAGGGCCCTGGTGAGCCTCCTCGCGATCGCGCGCATGCTGTACAGGGTGCGTTCCATATGTCGGACGGCACCGGTGTAGTAGGCCAGGGATGGGCGCTCCCGCCAGCGCAGTGGCGCCAGTCGCACCACCTCCTGTGCGGCGCCGAGCCCCTCGTCAAGCACGGTCAGCCGGGAGCCGAGGCCGCGTAACGCGTCAAGGCTCCGCTGGGCGCCGTCAACATCCCGAAGGCGCAGCGCCGCGGCCAGATCGTGCATGGCGGTGATGGCCGGGTCGAGGACGGGTTCGGCCAGACGCCGCACGGTCCGCTGCGGGTGGATGGGCACCAGCAACAGACCGACCGCCAACCCGACCACCCCGCCGACCG belongs to Micromonospora ureilytica and includes:
- a CDS encoding DUF72 domain-containing protein, with the translated sequence MWSHRSWPGHRLPPTERLRHYASWCDAVEGNTTFYATPARDTVASWAAQTDPDFRFVLKLPKVITHERRLTDVGEPLRAFLDAIEPLGPRAHALWIQLPGSFAPADVPALGRFLAQLPQSHRYAVEVRHPAFFTDARAARLLGATLGAADAEWIPFDTTAFFASPPTSDAERDAWTKKPRVPLRSVALTDRPIVRYLGRDDPTRTTEGWQRWIDVTVTWLREGRSPTMFIHTPDNADAPVLARRFHDEVRARVPGLDALPQPIPVEPLTLF
- a CDS encoding VOC family protein: MSLRGFATLNIWADDVAAATAWYADFLGVEAYFMRPGPDGRPAYTEFRIGDYQAELGIIDRRYAPAGAATGPGGVVMHWYVDDLDATVERLLAMGATEYQPITPHGDEGFITAAVVDPFGNVLGVMKNPHYLDVLASLKAT
- a CDS encoding FUSC family protein → MPAKQEPAADDDPPPHRVSRVDRTWAGLRERVGHGLRSRAWRFRLFGLLAVQAGVAATIAWFVGYQFLDNPAPVLAPTTAVGIVAAAMGSRLRRTVELLVGVVLGLAVGDALMPLFGIGAWQTGVVVVLAIIVAILLKGGGSLLTQAGGTAVLIATLEPPVRDLSVPRFVDAAVGGVVGLAVGLLLVPIHPQRTVRRLAEPVLDPAITAMHDLAAALRLRDVDGAQRSLDALRGLGSRLTVLDEGLGAAQEVVRLAPLRWRERPSLAYYTGAVRHMERTLYSMRAIARRLTRALRDGEPVPEEFPGAIDLLADSVQTLRCAIRARAEPQQARQQILTAVELVGKAQGPAASDPTRPHTHRLGYSGMIAAGDFRTSAHDLLMASGLNADEAAALVRRTADRDEWD
- a CDS encoding glycoside hydrolase family 15 protein, which codes for MESYPAVENHGLIGDLQTAALISTDGTVDWFCAPRFDSPSVFGALLDRRNGGHFQLSPHGVDYTSKQLYLPGTPILITRFHSADGVGELLDFMPVTGAQATDRHRLIRLVRMVRGTMQFRFHCHPRFNYGRDPYELEVHPEGDVFRSATMSFTLAAFKNSVREFDTRDIKRDAEGVSASFTLHAGDIGGVVLETACPHAPRALSTDEACELLAETRDHWRRWVGGSRYKGRWREVVERSAMTLKLMTYAPTGALVAAPTAGLPEQIGGQRNWDYRYTWIRDASFSVHALLRLGFTDEAEKYLLWLDARIREARDGNLPLQIMYRIDGSPDLPEEVLGHLEGYRGSAPVRIGNGAAGQLQLDIYGEALVALELADRNGLIPPYEGWRKTAGLMDWLCAHWDQPEDGIWETRSGRQDFTYGRVLSWVALDRAIRIARRRGRPGDIARWSAERDAIYQQVMTRGFNQERRAFVQHYGSDILDASLLAMPGLNFISPTDPMWESTLRAMDSGLVSDSLVYRYDPSASPDGLAGTEGTFNMCTFWYVQALALAGRIDDARLTFEKMLTYSNPLGLYSEEIAPTGEQIGNFPQAFSHLSLISTAAHLDDLLD